In Streptomyces sp. NBC_00878, a single window of DNA contains:
- a CDS encoding cold-shock protein has translation MATGTVKWFNAEKGFGFIEQDGGGADVFAHYSNIATSGFRELQEGQKVSFDVTQGQKGPQAENIVPA, from the coding sequence ATGGCTACTGGCACCGTGAAGTGGTTCAACGCGGAAAAGGGCTTCGGCTTCATCGAGCAGGACGGCGGCGGCGCCGACGTCTTCGCCCACTACTCGAACATCGCCACCTCGGGCTTCCGTGAGCTGCAGGAGGGCCAGAAGGTCTCCTTCGACGTCACGCAGGGTCAGAAGGGCCCGCAGGCGGAGAACATCGTCCCCGCCTAA
- the hutH gene encoding histidine ammonia-lyase, translating into MHTVVVGTTGVTASDVLAVARGGARVELSGEAVSALAAAREIVDALAAKPEPVYGVSTGFGALATRHISPELRAQLQRNIVRSHAAGMGPHVEREVVRALMFLRLKTVCSGHTGVRPSVARTMADILNAGITPVVHEFGSLGCSGDLAPLSHCALTLMGEGDAEGPDGTIRPAGELLAAHGIEPVELREKEGLALLNGTDGMLGMLVMALADLDTLYKSADITAALSLEALLGTDRVLAPELHAIRPHPGQAASAANMLAVLKGSELTGHHQDDAPRVQDAYSVRCAPQVAGAGRDTMAHARLVADRELASAVDNPVVLPDGRVESNGNFHGAPVAYVLDFLAIAAADLGSITERRTDRLLDKNRSHGLPPFLADDAGVDSGLMIAQYTQAALVSEMKRLAVPASADSIPSSAMQEDHVSMGWSAARKLRTAVDHLTRIVAIELYAGARAVELRTGLTPAPASQAAISAARAAGVAGPGPDRFLAPDLAAADAFVRGGHLVAAVEPVTGPLA; encoded by the coding sequence ATGCACACTGTGGTGGTGGGGACGACGGGTGTCACCGCGTCCGACGTTCTCGCCGTGGCGCGCGGCGGCGCCCGGGTCGAGCTCTCCGGCGAGGCGGTGTCCGCGCTCGCCGCGGCCCGCGAGATCGTGGACGCGCTGGCGGCCAAGCCGGAGCCCGTGTACGGGGTCTCCACCGGCTTCGGAGCCCTCGCGACCCGGCACATCAGCCCCGAGCTGCGCGCCCAGCTGCAGCGCAACATCGTGCGGTCGCACGCCGCCGGAATGGGGCCGCACGTCGAGCGCGAGGTCGTCCGCGCCCTGATGTTCCTGCGGCTGAAGACCGTGTGCTCGGGGCATACCGGCGTCCGTCCGTCCGTCGCCCGGACCATGGCCGACATCCTCAACGCCGGTATCACCCCGGTCGTCCACGAGTTCGGCTCCCTCGGCTGCTCCGGCGACCTCGCGCCCCTCTCCCACTGCGCCCTCACGCTCATGGGTGAGGGGGATGCCGAGGGTCCGGACGGAACGATTCGCCCGGCCGGTGAACTCCTCGCCGCGCACGGCATCGAACCCGTCGAGCTGCGCGAGAAGGAGGGCCTGGCCCTCCTCAACGGCACCGACGGCATGCTCGGCATGCTGGTCATGGCCCTCGCCGACCTCGACACCCTCTACAAGTCCGCCGACATCACCGCGGCCCTCTCCCTCGAAGCGCTCCTCGGGACCGACCGGGTCCTCGCCCCCGAGCTGCACGCCATCCGGCCCCACCCGGGCCAGGCCGCCAGCGCCGCCAACATGCTGGCCGTGCTGAAGGGTTCGGAGCTGACCGGGCACCACCAGGACGACGCGCCCCGCGTCCAGGACGCGTACTCCGTGCGCTGCGCCCCGCAGGTCGCGGGCGCCGGCCGCGACACCATGGCCCACGCCCGGCTGGTCGCCGACCGCGAACTCGCCTCCGCCGTCGACAACCCCGTCGTCCTGCCCGACGGCCGCGTCGAGTCGAACGGCAACTTCCACGGCGCCCCCGTCGCGTACGTCCTGGACTTCCTCGCCATCGCCGCCGCCGACCTCGGCTCCATCACCGAGCGCCGCACGGACCGGCTCCTCGACAAGAACCGCTCGCACGGCCTGCCGCCGTTCCTCGCGGACGACGCCGGTGTCGACTCCGGCCTGATGATCGCTCAGTACACGCAGGCCGCCCTGGTCAGCGAGATGAAGCGGCTCGCCGTCCCGGCCTCCGCCGACTCCATCCCGTCCTCCGCCATGCAGGAGGACCACGTCTCGATGGGCTGGTCGGCCGCCCGCAAGCTCCGTACGGCCGTCGACCACCTGACGCGGATCGTCGCCATCGAGCTGTACGCCGGCGCGCGGGCCGTCGAACTGCGCACGGGCCTCACCCCGGCGCCCGCCTCGCAGGCCGCGATCTCCGCCGCCCGCGCCGCCGGTGTCGCGGGCCCGGGACCGGACCGCTTCCTCGCCCCGGACCTGGCCGCCGCCGACGCCTTCGTACGCGGCGGCCACCTGGTCGCGGCCGTGGAACCCGTAACGGGCCCGCTGGCGTAG
- a CDS encoding acyl-CoA carboxylase subunit beta — MSEPEQQHEIDIHTTAGKLADLRRRIDEATHAGSARAVEKQHAKGKLTARERIELLLDEGSFVEFDEFAQHRSTDFGLADNRPYGDGVVTGYGTVDGRPVAVFSQDFTVFGGALGEVYGQKIMKVMDFALKTGCPVIGINDSGGARIQEGVSALGMYGEIFRRNTHASGVIPQISLVVGPCAGGAVYSPAITDFTVMVDQTSHMFITGPDVIKTVTGEDVGFEELGGARTHNAVSGVAHHMAGDEKDAIEYVKSLLSYLPSNNLSEPPAFPEEADLTLTDEDRELDTLIPDSANQPYDMHTVLEHVLDDAEFFETQPLFAPNILTGFGRVEGQPVGLVANQPMQFAGCLDIDASEKAARFVRTCDAFNVPVITFVDVPGFLPGVDQEHTGIIRRGAKLIYAYAEATVPLITVITRKAFGGAYDVMGSKHLGADLNLAWPTAQIAVMGAQGAVNILHRRTIAGVPDDEQEATRARLIQEYEDTLLNPYTAAERGYIDGVILPSDTRSHVVRGLRSLRTKRESLPPKKHGNIPL; from the coding sequence ATGTCCGAGCCGGAACAGCAGCACGAGATCGACATCCACACCACCGCGGGCAAGCTCGCGGATCTGCGGCGCCGCATCGACGAGGCGACGCACGCCGGCTCGGCACGTGCCGTCGAAAAGCAGCACGCCAAGGGCAAGTTGACGGCTCGTGAGCGGATCGAACTGCTGCTGGACGAGGGCTCCTTCGTGGAGTTCGACGAGTTCGCGCAGCACCGCTCGACGGACTTCGGACTGGCGGACAACCGCCCGTACGGCGACGGGGTCGTGACCGGCTACGGCACGGTGGACGGCCGCCCGGTCGCCGTGTTCTCCCAGGACTTCACGGTCTTCGGCGGCGCCCTCGGCGAGGTCTACGGCCAGAAGATCATGAAGGTGATGGACTTCGCGCTGAAGACCGGCTGTCCGGTCATCGGCATCAACGACTCGGGCGGCGCCCGGATCCAGGAGGGCGTCTCGGCGCTCGGCATGTACGGCGAGATCTTCCGCCGCAACACCCACGCCTCGGGCGTGATTCCGCAGATCAGCCTGGTCGTCGGCCCCTGCGCGGGTGGCGCCGTCTACTCCCCCGCGATCACCGACTTCACGGTGATGGTCGACCAGACCTCGCACATGTTCATCACCGGTCCCGACGTCATCAAGACGGTCACCGGCGAGGACGTCGGCTTCGAGGAACTGGGCGGCGCGCGCACGCACAACGCGGTGTCGGGCGTGGCCCATCACATGGCGGGCGACGAGAAGGACGCGATCGAGTACGTCAAGTCGCTGCTGTCCTACCTCCCGTCGAACAACCTCAGCGAGCCGCCCGCCTTCCCGGAGGAGGCGGACCTGACCCTGACGGACGAGGACCGCGAGCTCGACACGCTGATCCCGGACAGCGCGAACCAGCCGTACGACATGCACACGGTCCTCGAACACGTCCTGGACGACGCCGAGTTCTTCGAGACCCAGCCGCTGTTCGCGCCGAACATCCTCACCGGCTTCGGCCGGGTCGAGGGCCAACCGGTGGGCCTCGTCGCCAACCAGCCGATGCAGTTCGCGGGCTGCCTCGACATCGACGCGAGCGAGAAGGCGGCCCGCTTCGTCCGCACCTGCGACGCCTTCAACGTCCCCGTCATCACGTTCGTGGACGTCCCCGGCTTCCTCCCCGGCGTCGACCAGGAGCACACGGGCATCATCCGCAGAGGCGCGAAGCTGATCTACGCGTACGCGGAGGCCACGGTCCCGCTCATCACGGTCATCACCCGCAAGGCCTTCGGCGGGGCGTACGACGTCATGGGCTCCAAGCACCTGGGTGCCGATCTCAACCTCGCCTGGCCGACCGCCCAGATCGCCGTGATGGGCGCGCAGGGCGCGGTGAACATCCTGCACCGCCGCACCATCGCCGGGGTCCCGGACGACGAGCAGGAAGCCACCCGGGCCCGCCTGATCCAGGAGTACGAGGACACGCTCCTCAACCCCTACACGGCGGCCGAGCGCGGCTACATCGACGGCGTGATCCTGCCGTCCGACACCCGCTCCCACGTCGTACGCGGCCTGCGCTCGCTGCGTACGAAGCGGGAGTCCCTGCCGCCGAAGAAGCACGGCAACATCCCGCTGTAG
- a CDS encoding DEAD/DEAH box helicase: MTRSEHPERPVGKRPANSRGTRGSRGTRGGAPAASANGGARNVRKKPSQQSTAPREFTLPQTLTPALPAVESFDALDMPAALTKTLTAQGVTEPFPIQGATLPNSLAGRDILGRGRTGSGKTLAFGLALLARTAGRRAEPKAPLALVLVPTRELAQQVTDALTPYATAVNLRLATVVGGLSIGKQSGLLRRGAEVLVATPGRLKDLIDRGDCTLAQVGITVLDEADQMADMGFMPQVTALLNQVEPDGQRMLFSATLDKNIDKLVRMFLTDPVVHSVDPSAGAVTTMEHHVLHVADETDKKAVAMRIAARDGRVILFVDTKRSADRFAKRLLASGVRASALHGGRSQPQRNRTLDQFKTGLVTALVATNVAARGIHVDDLDLVVNIDPPVDHKDYLHRGGRTARAGESGSVVTLVLPEQKREMTQLMANAGISPRTVRIKSSDEELVRITGAREPSGVPVVIPVPEPVAAQAQPKSQPRARRGGGGRGAPAGARSGAGTSGGSRGRGGAGSSRARGGQGGGRRSA; this comes from the coding sequence ATGACTCGATCCGAACATCCTGAACGACCCGTCGGCAAACGACCGGCGAATTCCCGGGGTACCCGCGGTTCTCGTGGCACGCGCGGCGGAGCCCCGGCGGCTTCCGCGAACGGTGGCGCCAGGAACGTACGCAAGAAGCCGTCCCAGCAGTCGACGGCGCCGCGGGAGTTCACCCTGCCGCAGACGCTGACGCCCGCGCTGCCCGCCGTCGAGTCCTTCGACGCGCTGGACATGCCGGCCGCACTGACCAAGACCCTCACCGCCCAGGGCGTCACCGAGCCGTTCCCGATCCAGGGCGCGACGCTCCCCAACTCCCTCGCCGGGCGCGACATCCTCGGCCGGGGCCGCACCGGCTCGGGCAAGACCCTCGCCTTCGGCCTCGCGCTGCTCGCCCGCACGGCCGGCCGACGTGCCGAGCCCAAGGCGCCGCTCGCGCTCGTCCTCGTCCCCACGCGCGAACTCGCGCAGCAGGTCACCGACGCGCTCACGCCGTACGCCACGGCCGTGAACCTGCGGCTCGCGACCGTTGTCGGCGGGCTCTCCATCGGCAAGCAGTCCGGTCTGCTGCGACGCGGTGCCGAGGTGCTCGTGGCCACGCCCGGGCGCCTCAAGGACCTCATAGACCGGGGCGACTGCACCCTCGCCCAGGTCGGCATCACCGTCCTCGACGAGGCCGACCAGATGGCCGACATGGGGTTCATGCCCCAGGTCACGGCGCTGCTCAACCAGGTCGAGCCGGACGGGCAGCGGATGCTGTTCTCCGCGACCCTGGACAAGAACATCGACAAGCTCGTACGGATGTTCCTCACGGACCCCGTCGTGCACTCCGTCGACCCCTCGGCGGGCGCGGTGACGACGATGGAGCACCACGTGCTGCACGTCGCCGACGAGACCGACAAGAAGGCCGTCGCCATGCGGATCGCCGCGCGCGACGGGCGCGTGATCCTCTTCGTCGACACCAAGCGCTCCGCCGACCGCTTCGCCAAGCGGCTGCTGGCCAGCGGTGTGCGGGCCTCCGCGCTGCACGGCGGACGGTCCCAGCCGCAGCGGAACCGGACCCTCGACCAGTTCAAGACGGGGCTCGTGACCGCTCTCGTCGCCACGAACGTCGCCGCTCGCGGGATTCACGTCGACGATCTCGACCTCGTCGTGAACATCGATCCGCCGGTCGACCACAAGGACTATCTCCACCGGGGCGGGCGTACCGCTCGCGCGGGGGAGTCAGGGAGCGTCGTCACGCTCGTTCTTCCCGAGCAGAAGCGGGAGATGACCCAGCTGATGGCCAACGCCGGGATCAGTCCGCGGACGGTTCGGATCAAGTCCAGCGACGAGGAGCTCGTACGGATCACGGGGGCTCGGGAGCCGTCCGGGGTGCCTGTGGTCATTCCCGTACCGGAGCCGGTTGCCGCGCAGGCTCAGCCGAAGTCGCAGCCGCGGGCTCGGCGGGGTGGTGGTGGGCGTGGGGCGCCCGCCGGGGCGCGGTCCGGCGCCGGCACCAGTGGGGGTTCGCGGGGGCGTGGTGGTGCGGGTTCTTCGCGTGCGCGTGGAGGCCAGGGGGGCGGGCGTCGGTCCGCCTGA
- a CDS encoding SGNH/GDSL hydrolase family protein, producing MFTTAWTASPQSPSTGFTPNWSQEGFWRQSLRQVVSLGAGGDRVRIRLSNAYGTSPLRIAGATVARTARGAAVRPDSVRRLTFAGSASADVPARGEIIGDAAELALESGDSVTVTLHLDAVTGPATFHAQAFTTSYRGAGDLLEDTGGEAFDEVSESWYFLSGVDVSAGRTDAVALFGDSITDGFGSTPGANRRWSDALAERTRRPVLNAGIGGNLLLNDSAWYGEKGVRRVERDVFALAGVDTLVVLLGLNDIGFSETDEQPTYRPAPRVEVGELIAGHRELIRQARERGVRVVGATLLPFGGSDHWGERAAKVSHELNEWIRCSGEYDVVADLHRALGDPASPDVLRGAYDFGDHLHPNDAGYAVMAEVVAAVL from the coding sequence GTGTTCACCACCGCCTGGACCGCCTCGCCCCAGTCGCCCAGTACGGGCTTCACGCCGAACTGGTCGCAGGAGGGCTTCTGGCGGCAGTCCCTGCGTCAGGTCGTCAGCCTCGGCGCGGGCGGCGACCGGGTCCGTATCCGCCTCTCGAACGCGTACGGGACCTCGCCGCTGCGGATCGCGGGGGCGACGGTCGCCCGTACGGCCCGCGGAGCCGCCGTGCGGCCGGACTCGGTCCGGCGGCTCACCTTCGCGGGGTCCGCGTCCGCCGACGTCCCGGCGCGCGGGGAGATCATCGGCGATGCGGCCGAACTCGCCCTGGAATCAGGCGATTCGGTGACGGTCACCCTTCATCTGGACGCCGTCACCGGACCCGCGACCTTCCATGCGCAGGCCTTCACCACCAGCTACCGGGGCGCGGGCGATCTCCTGGAGGACACCGGGGGCGAGGCCTTCGACGAGGTCAGTGAATCCTGGTACTTCCTGTCCGGCGTCGACGTCTCCGCGGGGCGTACGGACGCCGTCGCCCTGTTCGGCGACTCGATCACCGACGGGTTCGGGTCCACGCCGGGCGCGAACCGGCGCTGGTCCGACGCCCTCGCCGAGCGCACGCGGCGGCCCGTTCTCAACGCGGGCATCGGCGGGAACCTGCTGCTCAACGACTCGGCCTGGTACGGGGAGAAGGGCGTCCGGCGTGTCGAGCGGGACGTGTTCGCGCTCGCGGGCGTCGACACGCTTGTCGTTCTGCTGGGGCTCAACGACATCGGCTTCAGCGAGACGGACGAACAGCCCACGTATCGGCCCGCGCCGCGGGTGGAAGTGGGTGAACTCATCGCGGGGCACCGGGAGTTGATACGGCAGGCCCGGGAGCGGGGGGTGCGGGTCGTGGGGGCGACCCTGCTGCCTTTCGGGGGGTCTGACCACTGGGGGGAGCGGGCGGCGAAGGTGAGTCATGAGCTGAACGAATGGATTCGTTGCTCGGGGGAGTACGACGTGGTCGCCGATCTCCACCGGGCGCTGGGTGATCCCGCCTCGCCGGATGTGCTGCGGGGTGCGTACGACTTCGGCGATCACTTGCACCCGAATGATGCCGGGTACGCGGTGATGGCCGAAGTCGTTGCCGCCGTTCTTTGA
- a CDS encoding nucleoside triphosphate pyrophosphatase gives MTDQPLRRLVLASQSPARLGLLRQAGLTPEVIVSGVDEDAVTAPTPAELALALAEAKASVVAAKPEVKGALVIGCDSVLELDGVAYGKPADTEEATARWKAMRGRAGTLQTGHCVWDTAAGRYASGVASTVVRFGEPSDAEIAAYVASGEPLHVAGAFTLDGRSAPFIDGIDGSHGNVIGISLSLVRRLLAELGVGITELWTSSEA, from the coding sequence ATGACTGATCAGCCACTCCGCCGACTCGTCCTCGCCTCCCAGTCCCCCGCCCGGCTCGGGCTGCTGCGCCAGGCCGGACTCACCCCCGAGGTCATCGTCAGCGGGGTCGACGAGGACGCCGTGACCGCCCCGACCCCCGCGGAGCTGGCGCTCGCGCTGGCCGAGGCGAAGGCGTCCGTGGTGGCGGCGAAGCCGGAGGTCAAGGGCGCCCTGGTGATCGGCTGCGACTCGGTGCTCGAACTGGACGGCGTGGCGTACGGCAAGCCCGCCGACACCGAGGAGGCGACCGCGCGCTGGAAGGCGATGCGCGGCCGGGCGGGCACGCTGCAGACCGGCCACTGCGTCTGGGACACGGCGGCCGGACGGTATGCCTCGGGGGTCGCCTCCACCGTGGTCCGCTTCGGCGAGCCGAGCGACGCCGAGATCGCCGCGTACGTGGCGTCGGGCGAGCCCCTCCACGTCGCCGGGGCGTTCACGCTCGACGGCCGCTCGGCCCCGTTCATCGACGGCATCGACGGCAGCCACGGCAACGTGATCGGGATCTCGCTGTCGTTGGTACGCCGTCTGCTGGCCGAACTGGGCGTCGGAATCACGGAGTTGTGGACATCGAGCGAAGCGTGA
- the mmpB gene encoding morphogenic membrane protein MmpB — MLWSDPENEPPKELRDMQDMLRRLGVLLALAAVLAMIVLGVM; from the coding sequence ATGCTGTGGTCCGACCCGGAGAACGAGCCGCCGAAGGAACTGCGCGACATGCAGGACATGTTGCGGCGGCTGGGCGTTCTCCTGGCGCTGGCAGCGGTGCTCGCGATGATCGTGCTCGGCGTGATGTGA
- a CDS encoding enoyl-CoA hydratase/isomerase family protein has translation MSEQGADQRADQSAEQRVEQRFGEYVVVRRHASSYVAELVLDRPKAMNAVSTEMARSITAACEALAADREVRAVVLTSTHERAFCVGADLKERNSLTDAELVRQRPVARAAYTGVLELPMPTVAAVHGFALGGGFELALACDLIVADGTAVVGLPEVSVGVIPGGGGTQLLPRRVGAARAAELIFSARRVEASEARELGLVDVLVAVGEDRAEGLALATRIAANSPVGLRAAKRALRLGHGLDLRTGLEIEDAAWRSVAFSGDRAEGVAAFNEKRRPEWPGE, from the coding sequence ATGTCCGAGCAAGGCGCGGATCAGAGGGCGGATCAGAGCGCGGAACAGCGGGTGGAACAGCGGTTCGGGGAGTACGTCGTGGTGCGGCGCCATGCCTCCTCGTACGTAGCGGAACTCGTCCTGGACCGGCCCAAGGCCATGAACGCGGTGTCGACGGAGATGGCCCGCTCGATCACCGCGGCGTGCGAGGCCCTGGCCGCGGACCGGGAGGTGCGGGCGGTCGTCCTCACCTCCACCCACGAGCGGGCCTTCTGCGTCGGCGCCGACCTGAAGGAGCGCAACTCCCTCACGGACGCCGAGCTGGTCCGTCAGCGTCCGGTGGCGCGGGCCGCGTACACCGGCGTACTGGAGCTGCCGATGCCCACCGTCGCCGCCGTGCACGGGTTCGCGCTGGGCGGTGGCTTCGAGCTGGCCCTGGCCTGCGATCTGATCGTGGCGGACGGTACGGCCGTGGTGGGGCTGCCCGAGGTGTCGGTCGGCGTCATTCCCGGGGGCGGGGGTACGCAGCTGCTGCCGCGGCGGGTGGGGGCGGCGCGGGCGGCCGAGTTGATCTTCTCGGCGCGGCGGGTGGAGGCGTCGGAGGCGCGGGAGCTGGGGCTGGTCGATGTCCTGGTCGCCGTGGGCGAGGACCGGGCGGAGGGGTTGGCGCTGGCCACGCGTATCGCCGCGAACTCTCCGGTGGGGCTGCGGGCCGCGAAGCGGGCGCTGCGGCTTGGGCATGGGCTCGATCTCCGGACGGGCCTGGAGATCGAGGACGCGGCGTGGCGTTCGGTCGCCTTTTCGGGGGACCGGGCGGAGGGAGTGGCGGCGTTCAACGAGAAGCGCCGGCCGGAGTGGCCTGGGGAGTAG
- a CDS encoding biotin--[acetyl-CoA-carboxylase] ligase yields MTTPPGAQGNPSNEPGEPGPSRWSDLGRPPLNAASLRRALVRDGGLWSSLDVVAATGSTNSDLVARAAEGKADEGAVLVAEEQNAGRGRLDRQWTAPARSGLFVSVLLKPTGVPVERWGWLPLLTGVAVATGLSRAAGVDTALKWPNDLLVTVDGQERKTGGILAERASSDAVVVGIGINVTLREDELPVPGAGSLALAGATTTDRDTVLRAVLRSLEQWYEKWRHAGGDPAASGLQETYAAGCATLGRVVRAELPGGKSITGEAVAVDGDGRLVLATAEGVQQPVGAGDIVHLRQAGGTGDAGDAGDAGGR; encoded by the coding sequence ATGACGACGCCACCAGGTGCACAAGGAAACCCGTCCAACGAGCCGGGTGAGCCGGGGCCGAGCCGCTGGTCCGACCTCGGCCGGCCTCCCCTCAACGCCGCCTCCCTGCGCCGGGCCCTGGTGCGAGACGGCGGACTGTGGAGTTCCCTCGACGTGGTGGCCGCGACCGGGTCCACCAACTCCGACCTCGTCGCCCGCGCCGCGGAGGGCAAGGCGGACGAGGGCGCGGTCCTCGTCGCGGAGGAGCAGAACGCCGGACGGGGGCGCCTCGACCGCCAGTGGACGGCGCCCGCCCGCTCGGGCCTCTTCGTCTCCGTCCTCCTGAAGCCCACCGGGGTGCCCGTCGAGCGCTGGGGCTGGCTGCCGCTGCTCACCGGGGTCGCGGTCGCGACGGGGCTCTCCAGGGCGGCCGGGGTCGACACGGCTCTCAAGTGGCCCAACGACCTGCTGGTCACCGTGGACGGCCAGGAACGCAAGACCGGCGGCATCCTCGCCGAGCGTGCATCGTCCGACGCGGTCGTCGTCGGCATCGGCATCAACGTCACGCTCCGCGAGGACGAGCTGCCCGTGCCGGGTGCCGGTTCACTCGCCCTCGCGGGAGCGACGACCACGGACCGTGACACGGTGCTGCGGGCCGTCCTCCGCTCTCTCGAACAGTGGTACGAGAAATGGCGGCATGCGGGCGGCGACCCTGCCGCGTCCGGCCTCCAGGAGACGTACGCCGCCGGATGCGCCACCCTCGGCAGGGTCGTACGGGCCGAGCTGCCCGGCGGAAAGTCGATCACCGGGGAGGCGGTGGCCGTGGACGGCGACGGGCGCTTGGTCCTGGCGACGGCGGAGGGCGTGCAGCAGCCCGTGGGGGCGGGGGACATCGTGCATCTGCGGCAGGCGGGGGGCACGGGGGATGCGGGAGACGCGGGAGACGCGGGGGGCCGGTGA
- a CDS encoding diguanylate cyclase, whose protein sequence is MGGDDVRLRAVVALAQGMAAAHAPRESWRAAAAGACRALGGSFAALSVWERELGRLRVLANVGERARDEEEFPEDEAYPVHQFPEITEFLHELWIGGGEPNAWVETADGPATGRAEYCHQRVAALRRRGRGCCVVAPIVLHGRAWGELYVARPAGAPVFDRADADFATVLASVVAAGIAQTERLEEARRLAFTDALTGLANRRAVDMRLDEAIERHRAEGVVVSLVVCDLNGLKRVNDTQGHAVGDRLLERFGSVLSLCGAMLPGTLAARLGGDEFCLLAVGPAADEVVRVADELCHRAAELELGEGVACGVASTEDPLGPVRSARRLFRLADAAQYRAKAVRAAKPVVAGREGPDDPVVRLADAPPPAAAERRRFRGRR, encoded by the coding sequence ATGGGCGGTGACGATGTGCGATTGAGGGCCGTGGTGGCGCTGGCGCAGGGCATGGCCGCCGCGCACGCCCCCCGGGAGTCGTGGCGCGCGGCGGCGGCCGGAGCCTGCCGGGCGCTCGGCGGGAGCTTCGCCGCGCTGTCCGTGTGGGAGCGGGAGCTCGGGCGGCTGCGCGTCCTGGCGAACGTGGGGGAGCGGGCCCGGGACGAGGAGGAGTTCCCGGAGGACGAGGCATACCCCGTGCACCAGTTTCCGGAGATCACCGAGTTCCTGCACGAACTCTGGATCGGCGGCGGCGAACCCAACGCCTGGGTGGAGACGGCCGACGGGCCGGCCACGGGGCGCGCCGAGTACTGCCATCAGCGCGTCGCCGCCCTGCGCAGGCGCGGTCGCGGGTGCTGTGTCGTCGCGCCGATCGTCCTGCACGGGCGGGCCTGGGGGGAGTTGTATGTGGCCCGGCCTGCCGGAGCCCCCGTCTTCGATCGCGCCGACGCCGATTTCGCGACCGTCCTCGCCTCCGTGGTCGCCGCCGGGATCGCGCAGACCGAACGTCTGGAGGAGGCCCGCCGCCTCGCCTTCACCGACGCGCTCACCGGCCTCGCGAACCGCCGTGCCGTGGACATGCGGCTGGACGAGGCCATCGAACGCCACCGTGCCGAGGGCGTGGTCGTGAGTCTCGTCGTGTGCGACCTCAACGGCCTCAAGCGCGTCAACGACACCCAGGGCCATGCCGTCGGCGACCGGCTCCTGGAACGGTTCGGGTCCGTCCTCTCGCTGTGCGGCGCGATGCTGCCCGGCACGCTCGCCGCCCGCCTCGGCGGCGACGAGTTCTGCCTGCTGGCCGTGGGCCCGGCCGCCGACGAGGTCGTCCGCGTCGCCGACGAACTGTGCCACCGCGCCGCCGAGTTGGAGCTCGGCGAGGGTGTCGCGTGCGGGGTCGCGTCGACCGAGGACCCGCTCGGGCCCGTCCGCTCCGCCCGCCGCCTCTTCCGCCTCGCCGACGCGGCCCAGTACCGCGCCAAGGCCGTACGCGCCGCGAAGCCCGTCGTCGCGGGCCGCGAGGGGCCGGACGACCCCGTCGTACGCCTCGCCGACGCACCCCCGCCCGCGGCGGCCGAACGCCGGCGGTTCCGCGGTCGTCGGTAG
- a CDS encoding acyl-CoA carboxylase epsilon subunit, translating to MMIKVVRGNPTPEELAAALAVVQARAAAAATAPPGATQERAAWSDPSRVAQRRLPTPGPRTWARTFWPG from the coding sequence ATCATGATCAAGGTCGTACGGGGCAATCCGACCCCCGAGGAGCTGGCCGCCGCACTGGCGGTGGTCCAGGCCCGCGCCGCGGCGGCGGCAACCGCCCCGCCCGGCGCGACACAGGAACGAGCAGCCTGGTCCGACCCATCCAGAGTGGCCCAGAGACGCCTGCCCACCCCGGGCCCACGCACATGGGCCCGCACCTTCTGGCCCGGTTAA